aaggtgggccccaaaaggtttcAACATTCGCCATTTCCATCCGCGTTATTAAGAAGGGATTGCCTGGtgtggtggtgtgttgatgtcagtaagttctatGAGCCCAACATAATGTAATTAttatatccatgttatccatttACTTGGCAAGATTGTTTTaaggcataagcctaaaaataagtcctatccaaagctcaagtagaacaCGCCACAAAACTCGCCACAAAAcgctgttgaaacattcctagggccaaccatgatatttatttgccatcaaaattgttcatgaggtcacacggacctagatgaagagagagagagagagagagagagagagagagaacaaatatcagattgatccaaaacttccgtaacccCAAGACGGTTTCAATGGTTGACTTTGAATCCCCACTGCCTtctgcagtatggtccacttgagctttggatctatcttatttttgtgcTCAAGCCTCAAAACGTTCCCAGATGAACAGAtgatttgaatataacacatatatcatggtggggcccacaaaacttagcgATGTCAAGGCACCATTGAGGTcgatggtgtgtggcacaccacccaATCCATTTCTCACTGTTAGCTgtcgtgtggaccacttgagttgtaGATCTCTCTAATTTTTGAGCTCGTGTCGTAACATTAGCtggtgaaactgatggatggtgatGTAATATggacatcatggtgcgccccacttAGCTTCCACACACAGGAACTTCCTATTTGCAGGGCACGTGCAATTTGCATCCTAAACGGTTAAAATAAACCATCCGACGGTttcaaaattcaaccaatttcaatCCTGGATTCTCTCTCTATAGCTACCGTGcttatccatcctgtccatccaagAAATCTGGAAGATACAAAACTCAGGCGGACAACACCATAGGGTACTGGTGAAATTTTCGCCTTAAAAATCCTAAATTCGAGTGTGACTTCACTTCTCTGTTACTTCATCTTGGTGAGGCATATCAGATGCCAACATAAACACCAACATGGACACACATAGCCAGCGGTGGGTGTCCCCCACCCAACTGTTCTCTACGGTAGACTTCAGGGCCCATTTGGGAGCTTTGTATTTGAAATGCATACgaatccaaatcacaaatcaTGGTGATTCCAAATTCTCAATTGTGTTTGGCAACTTGTATTCGAagtgcattggaatccaaaaatAGAAATGCAAAAACTATTTATAGGAATTTAAATCTGAGTACTAAAccaactttaatatctcaaattagtatacatatgatatttgaaaaaaaaatttgattgtaataagcccattgaaatatatatatattttaacaaaaaaaggaaaaaatttcagACCTCCAATAGGCCACAAGCATTGGATCACAGTTGAGTGGATCGCAAATGTTTTTTTAGCCGTCaatttacatggccaatgtttggaactctttggatcattctattgatgtggtTTTAGTGAATAATTTGATTGTTTTATCCTCTGCATGGCACTTGTAGAATGAATTTGTAGCCTAGCAACACCTGTATCACACATGTGActcttaggggtgtacacgaactgagctagctcggttagctcactcgactcggctcgaaaaaagctcgatttgactcggttcgaagccgagttcgagctaattttttgaactcaaaaatgaattcgagccaagttcgagcaaagcccagctcgactcgactcgacttgactcgaaccgaactcagatcgaaccagtttggtgactcagttactttgccattgatgttgctcaccaactgtttgataaaatgactaaacgaaatgtggttggtggcaaggaaggtttggcagGTGGCAAGCAAGGTAGGTACATTAAACAATtaccttttttctctctctttttttttttttttttttggtttttatgctaCTTAgatggtgtttgataaaacacctgtgagaccattgcctctgtttgtaaaacagtgggttttTGAAGTGGCAGCTCAggtatttgtggaaatgcctcgatGGCGAACtcagcctgagctgctgaccaaaatgagccgagctggccagctAGGCTCGtagaccgagccaagccaagtttgagctgaggccagctcgactcagttcgactcgatgtacacccctagtgacTCTCTTGAAAGGCATTTGAATTCAAATCACAGCAAAATCGTGTATTTCAAATACATTTAAATCCGCACCACCAAGTGACTTTTAGATTGTGCATGCACTCAAATACACTCAAATCCACACTGCCAAACGACCCCTGacggatggggtggatctcatgcatGCTCCCCCATGTTGCACTCGGTTAACAGTAGTCACTAGCCACGTACATATGCAGCACAGTTCTTTGGAGAACTCTCTTAGAAAGAAGCCAGCCTGATTGCCCAGAGATCAGATCACCTACATCAAGCTGCTGATCTGGCATGCAGCCTCACTTACCCAACAATGTGTCACACGTGCTGATTTTTGAGaggggtgatcttcatggtgccAGGCTGATATTCAAGACAGGTGATCTTCTCAGGGTGGCTAGAGTATCGCATACACATGACACATTGACCAGAAAAATGGAGCTGCTTGGTAAACTAGCACGCAGCctattatagaataatgttctcaaattttattttattttttgaaagaaaacaCTAACAGGGTTGAACCTGGATCACTCATTCGCTACACAGTCTCTACCAGCTCACTTAATAAGGAAGAGGAGAATGATGTTCTCTATTCCTGTAAATTCCCATGGAATTTGATACGAACGGAAGAAGAGGAAATCCGAAAATTTGAAAACTGGGGGTTGAGTACCACCTCGGGTGGCAATGCGCTGTGGCAACTGCAAGCCAACCACTTCGACCTGCTTAAAAGTTGAGTTTATCCAGGTTTCAGTCGGACTTGAGTGAGAAAACATCCCCTATTTGCCTAACAGGGTTGGCCTCGGGATGACCTTAGCCTGACCCGACAGAGACATATATACATCTTATTTCCTATATAAGTAGACAGTGTTGATAATGGCATGCTTGCCGTAGTGGTAGAAATTTGTGGAGCCTCGCAAAGGGCCATcacaatacattttttttttcacaaatgaACCGGATCACATGAGCTTAGGATCAGGAATCTGCTCGTGGATCTGGTCCAGTCATCTCATCTTGGGTGATGAGTAAAGCTGGGACCTATATTCTGGGCCCGTCTAGTACATAGCATGGGCTCAACTGATCACCTGACTGGAACCTATACCCATTGCAAACCCTAGTTCCACCTGGCGGCAGGTCACTTAATGGCTTCAAGCAGTCCTCACTTCCAAATGTGCCTTTCAGAGTAGCTTAGATACCATTCATTTGTTGAAAGCCGAAAGTACATGAAAATACTAGGCAATCATGATATGCTACCCAACTCATGTAAAGTAAGCTAAATACATGCATTTCAAAGGGAGATTTGTCAGCGTAGCTCCTGCTTGAAGCTTGCTCTATCTGCTTGCCCCTGCTGCCCCACCGTGtgtgatgtagaccatccatctggAAGTCCCCACCAAATGGTTCCTATGTGAGAGGGGAAAAAATACTCCAGAAAAATAGTTCCTAATCTCACTTTAGCATCAACGGTGATGATCTCCAATCAGCAAGATTGCTTTACATGTTGACCATACATTAGGATCttctagatgaatggtgtggatcatcatgTGGTGGGTGGAAGGGGCAAGCACGGGAGAGCCTTCTAACAAACTTCTTTCAAAGCAAACCTGAGTTGTTTTATGGAGGAAACCCTCAAGCCGTTCCTGAAATTTCCAGGCCTGGATACATCAACGGAAAAATCCTACAGAAACATTCAAATCTTCTGTTAATTTGGGTAAAAGCCTGAATCATCTGTTGTTGTATCAttgagttgtcaaatttgtgcTTGAGAGTGCATCTGGTTGCACCAAATCAACCAGACgcaccctgaaaaaaaaaaaacaaaaaaaaacaaaacaaaaggcaAAATGCTGATGTTACCAACTGAAGGGCAGAGTGAGAACACGACGAAGATAATTTCTTATTACCTTTGTCAAACAATACCTTATCTTTATCTGTTATAAAGAAGAGCATCCCAGAAATATATCCGAGCCAAAAGGAAATGTGATTCCTTATACTGTGGTGTGTCTCCATTTGTTTCGGGAAACTCAGGTTCGTTGATCTTTCATGTTTTCTCCAAACAGGTCATCGTAAGAAACAGGGACTCGAATCCTTTTCAAAGCAGATACGCGTCCCCCATCAGAATCTGAAAGTGCATGTTCATGTTTTACTTCTGATGATGGCTGAGAACTCCCCGGAACTTGGTCTCCAACCCCATCAGATGCATGTCCAATTTTCTGAGAAGAGTCTTCTATGCTTTCTTTTGGCATCTGTCTAATGTTTTTTTGCCTGAATTGCTTCTGCAATGAAACCAAGAATTGAGAAGTTAAGAACATGTAGGTCAAAATGTGATAGGTCCAAGATATTTGTACtgtcagattttttattttttattcctcaAAGAAGAATCCTGAATGTCTGAATGGGCACATATGTCATCTTAAATTGTGCTTTTGAAGATGTTGGCACTAACTCctcaaacctttttttttttggttaaattttttaacacacgcacacacactcacgccgtggtgggatttcaccacctatggatactcaaacccttgaccgggtgttgaaactcctgagagtctaccaccagagcaagagtaatgATCCAACTCCTCGAACCTTTGACTTAGAGGTTAAGAAACCATCACATGGACCAGCCTTGTAAAGAAAAGGAATGGTTAAgaaactaatgcaggggcattttcacactaggctcgagtatgatgcctgtgggatgtagaggcacactcggggtgggtcgtgtgaggtgggtgggtcgtgtgaagcggaacccatgtgaagagaggcccacgaggggggttcggccaaggtcctaacccatgggatgtggggcctggactatgagataaagggattaatttgccatgctctctatcagttcgagcttttagagcaagtggttaattgtcttgcatcaaagtagtatcagagtgggaggtctcgtgttcgagactcctcatcaggggtgattaatgctggagcattttcataccgggctcaAAACACGTGCTGCATTAGCATGTGTAGGCACATGTAGATGTGACTGTTGGCTTAACAGAGCTCCATTAACCATAACTTAAATCCATGATGTCTGTGACATAGAAAACGGGTATTAACCACATAAAACTAAATGATGCTCCCTATAGATAGTTTTCTCACCTCAAACTCCTTTCCCCTTGCCATTATTTCTTTGTAGGCCCTTGGTTCGCGTGTTTTCAGAATGTTCCACAATATACCGCCACCTGTGCGGAAACGCTTGCCATCAGTGGTTAACTGGCCACCAAAACCCTGAATTGTATCCACCTGCAGGGGGGTAGATGTGATCAGAAACCCTGGATGGACAATGAATCTTTTAGGGACAAATTGAAGAAAGGACCACAATAAGTTTCATCATTAAAAAAGATTCAAACAAGTTCTGCAGCAACATGAGGTGTAAACATGAAGTCTGATGATAAACAGAAAACATCAAATCAATCGTGTTATCTTTGAGAAGATCCACGTTTATAGCATAGCACCAATGTGGTTTGCAGAAATTCATATCATCAAGAACATGCATTTCAACCTGCATGTCTATAATACTCTCCCAGGCAAACCTTATTGCAGGTTACTTGCTTTAGCTTGAGCCCGTACTTCACACAGTCCTTGATGCTACATCGTAGGAAATTTTCTCAAGTAGTCCAAATATGCATGTGATGTAATAAAAAATGTCTCTGCATGGTAGCAATTGCACCATTGGATGTCAGGTGGGCAGCCAGTTGTCAAACTTTTACAAAGATAAAGGGGAAAAAGGATTTGAAAAGCCGAAGCCAAATAGTTGGAACATgacgatgatgatggtggtggcagTGGTGAAGTGCATACATTTCCATATTTAGTATAGAACTAAAAATTCATATGGAACATGATGCCAACTCCATTAGATAGAAAATCAAAGTGTATGGCATGGGGTTTTGGAAATTAGAACAATCAAAATGTTAGAATATGGCTTAAAAACATGTGCCTGCAGTGTGACAAAGCAGCGTACAAGCACAGTTAGATTTGTTCCCAATTTAAATGCATTGTCaaatttaataaatttacttttaatGAAGCTAAGACCATCTCTACCAAAGTTAGAAATCACACACAAGTCCACATACCATGATGGACACTGTCAGCCATTACATGTAATGCACAGACCTGCTAAAGGGGATGAATGCATCAgcacaattttcttcttttttgttctaAATAATGTCTGCTCCAAGTGAGGGTTCGATTCCGTAGGtttgggcaaatggtcttcaccgtaggtttgctccctacaggtgagggttcgattcccctccctgactttacccgatacacgtggttgtgggtgatttgCGTGTATCTGcatggattagtctcacttcaagaAGAGGtgggggacaccctgtgtcttcaaaaataaaaaataaaaaaaatctgctCCAAGAATTTTCTTCATGCTATCTCTctcttaaaaaagaagaagaaaaagaacaagaaaaaagaaaaaatatatattcatgAATACAGAAAACCATACAGAATAACACTATTAAGTTACCAAAATCACACACCTTGCATTGATTGCAAATGAACAAACAACATTAACCTGGATTTTTCTGCTAAACATAATCACAAGAACTCTATAAACCTGCTGAAGTTGTCTATAAAAGGTAACACATGATAGTAAGTATAAAAGCTATGCCAATTCTTGGTAGCTTCACAGATATGCTTTGTTTTGGACAATCCAAGGATTCCATTGTTAAAACAGCCATTGTAAACAACAAGTTTATTAGCTGTTGCAAGCCTCATTCATCAATGGTTGTATCATATACGGCATATAGTGAtgaaggacaattaaccacttgctctaaaagctcgaactgatagagtatgGCGACTTAATCCCTTTCATCTCATAGCACAAGCCCCACattcatgggttaggtcctcggccgaaccctcctcgtgggccccaaatcacatgggttccacctcacacgggccgcccaccctcagtgtgcccccgcatcccatatGCTCCCCCCTCCCACTCGAGcgcggtgtgaaaatgcccatgcattatgTAGCCAAtcaaccttttttttctttttcttttttcttttttggaaaaaaacaaaaaaataaaaaattgttaaaAAACTGAAACTTACACATCAAACAGTAGCATAGAAGAGAATGTCTGTTCATATATGTTAAGTTCAAACTTCATATATTATTtgcttgtttatatatatatatatatatgattgttGAATCTCTTAATGAAATTAGTACTAGATAAGTTGTTGTCTACGACCTGCACTGACACAAAATTGCAAAGCATGAAAAAGTATAGAAACTCTACCTCTTTGACGAGATCGCTTACAACAGA
This region of Magnolia sinica isolate HGM2019 chromosome 1, MsV1, whole genome shotgun sequence genomic DNA includes:
- the LOC131217452 gene encoding uncharacterized protein LOC131217452; this encodes MEGSESVLEAIYEEEEEQTLEEGELEPYTEDAEMLDAETLDRDHDEKISAIDLMKDGDDKTRKQEPRSKNWRRRAKKKNKKNKNSRPASNIADINRFVIDTCRNLKEKKSYLVWNAVGVLGASVVSDLVKEVDTIQGFGGQLTTDGKRFRTGGGILWNILKTREPRAYKEIMARGKEFEKQFRQKNIRQMPKESIEDSSQKIGHASDGVGDQVPGSSQPSSEVKHEHALSDSDGGRVSALKRIRVPVSYDDLFGENMKDQRT